One region of Microbacterium sp. Root553 genomic DNA includes:
- a CDS encoding OmpA family protein: protein MTSTPRAPHRIRRGLALGLALGSAAALILSGCAAEPSGTPAPSTAAPAASTPAPTSTGPSALTVSGYDVGQFPPIPLFVLPDLSLLDSSASAFTIEVNAALVGIPGVVATPAHCDADGTVISGNGTAYLYGDGSGAFTGPDGSVQNFGDGSGTSTINGVTIQNFGDGAGTYTDGTVTIQNFGDGAGNYTDASKTVQIFGDGSGNYTDGETTIQNFGDGSGNYTDGETTIQNFGDGSGNYTDGDITIQNFGDGTARVGGQLLDAEPLPPVPELGVFPPLGALAPLESCGTTLTFEDGVLFDFDRSEIRPDAAATLDAVARVFTTLDVSEAHVSGHTDAIGTDAENQTLSEARAESVVDGLEGRGVTTSLSAEGFGETRPVAANEIDGVDNPAGRQLNRRVEIFIPAAF from the coding sequence ATGACCTCGACACCCCGCGCTCCGCACCGCATCCGCCGTGGCCTCGCCCTCGGTCTCGCGCTCGGAAGTGCGGCCGCTCTGATCCTGTCCGGATGCGCTGCGGAGCCCTCCGGCACTCCGGCGCCGTCGACGGCCGCGCCCGCCGCATCCACGCCGGCGCCCACGAGCACCGGCCCGTCCGCGCTCACCGTCTCGGGGTACGACGTGGGGCAGTTCCCGCCGATCCCCCTGTTCGTGCTCCCCGATCTGTCGCTGCTCGACTCCTCGGCGTCGGCCTTCACGATCGAGGTCAACGCGGCTCTCGTCGGCATCCCGGGAGTCGTCGCGACGCCGGCCCACTGCGATGCCGACGGCACCGTGATCTCGGGCAACGGCACCGCGTATCTGTACGGCGACGGCTCCGGGGCCTTCACGGGACCCGACGGCTCCGTACAGAACTTCGGCGACGGGTCGGGCACCTCCACGATCAACGGCGTGACGATCCAGAACTTCGGCGACGGCGCGGGTACCTACACCGACGGCACCGTCACGATCCAGAACTTCGGCGACGGCGCAGGAAACTACACGGATGCATCGAAGACCGTGCAGATCTTCGGCGACGGCTCGGGGAACTACACCGACGGCGAGACCACCATCCAGAACTTCGGCGACGGATCCGGGAACTACACCGACGGCGAGACCACCATCCAGAACTTCGGCGACGGATCCGGGAACTACACCGACGGCGACATCACCATCCAGAACTTCGGCGACGGCACGGCGCGGGTGGGCGGCCAGCTGCTCGATGCCGAACCGCTGCCGCCGGTACCGGAACTCGGGGTGTTCCCGCCCCTCGGCGCCCTCGCCCCGCTCGAGTCGTGCGGCACGACGCTGACCTTCGAAGACGGCGTCCTGTTCGACTTCGACCGCAGCGAGATCCGTCCGGACGCCGCAGCGACGCTCGATGCGGTGGCCCGCGTGTTCACGACTCTCGATGTGTCCGAGGCGCACGTCAGTGGCCACACCGACGCGATCGGCACGGACGCCGAGAATCAGACGCTCTCCGAAGCTCGTGCCGAGTCGGTCGTCGACGGGCTCGAGGGGCGCGGTGTGACGACGTCGCTCAGCGCCGAGGGCTTCGGCGAGACGCGGCCCGTCGCTGCGAACGAGATCGACGGCGTCGACAACCCGGCCGGACGTCAGCTCAACCGTCGGGTGGAGATCTTCATCCCCGCAGCGTTCTGA
- a CDS encoding response regulator transcription factor has translation MAERPRILLVDDDAAITDALAAFLDRSGFDVRVAQDGRIGLLEVARDVPDLVVCDVLMPHVDGREFVRQIRARQLWLPIILLTQVGESWERSAALDEGADDYLNKPFDPHELISRIRAVLRRTAQGAGSLRAAARLQAGTLTLDRTARRVWRGADEVSLTPKAFMLLEYLMLHPQEVHSRERLLSTLWGFEFATSSRAVDHRIAELRRALGDNHAETRLIETAQSMGYQFAARVSAV, from the coding sequence ATCGCCGAGCGCCCCCGGATCCTCCTCGTCGACGATGACGCGGCCATCACCGACGCCCTCGCCGCGTTCCTCGATCGCAGCGGCTTCGACGTGCGCGTCGCCCAGGACGGAAGGATCGGCCTCCTCGAGGTGGCGCGCGACGTTCCCGATCTCGTCGTCTGCGATGTGCTGATGCCGCACGTCGACGGCAGGGAGTTCGTGCGCCAGATCAGAGCGCGACAGCTGTGGTTGCCGATCATCCTGCTCACCCAGGTCGGCGAGTCCTGGGAGCGCAGCGCGGCACTCGACGAGGGTGCCGATGACTATCTCAACAAGCCCTTCGATCCTCACGAGCTCATCTCGCGCATCAGAGCGGTGCTGCGACGGACCGCCCAGGGCGCAGGGTCGCTGCGGGCAGCGGCCCGATTGCAGGCGGGCACTCTGACGCTCGACCGCACGGCGCGCCGCGTCTGGCGCGGAGCCGACGAGGTCTCGCTGACGCCGAAGGCGTTCATGCTTCTGGAGTACCTGATGCTGCATCCGCAGGAGGTCCATTCCCGGGAGCGGCTGCTGTCGACGCTGTGGGGCTTCGAGTTCGCGACGTCGAGCCGCGCGGTGGATCACCGCATCGCGGAACTGCGTCGAGCACTGGGCGACAATCATGCCGAGACACGCCTCATCGAGACGGCGCAGAGCATGGGGTACCAGTTCGCCGCGAGAGTGAGCGCAGTATGA
- a CDS encoding DUF3060 domain-containing protein: MRRTTATSAPLTALLLVVVLSGCSVDIVDPTQPSASSATASSPSEAGSPSDDAPSPDSSPDPSPDPEPSAGSRPSADAGLSAAGQAERARLSDAATTTMPCPTDPLTSDGAVIRVEGPCADLVIEIDAGVVIADDVGAVTLSGSGTVVYVREVDAITVTGSASSIFWEGATPTVDDRGSANTLKKG; encoded by the coding sequence ATGCGCCGCACCACTGCGACCTCCGCCCCGCTGACGGCATTGCTGCTCGTCGTGGTTCTGAGCGGATGCTCTGTCGACATCGTCGACCCGACGCAGCCGTCCGCCTCATCCGCGACGGCCTCATCGCCGTCGGAGGCCGGTTCCCCGTCGGACGACGCCCCGTCGCCCGACTCGTCTCCGGACCCGTCGCCGGACCCCGAGCCGTCCGCCGGCTCGCGCCCCTCCGCCGACGCGGGACTGAGCGCCGCGGGGCAGGCCGAACGAGCGCGATTGAGCGACGCGGCCACGACGACGATGCCGTGCCCGACCGATCCCCTGACGTCCGACGGCGCGGTGATCCGGGTGGAGGGGCCGTGTGCCGACCTCGTGATCGAGATCGACGCGGGCGTGGTGATCGCCGACGACGTGGGAGCGGTGACGCTCTCCGGCAGCGGCACGGTGGTGTACGTCCGCGAGGTGGACGCGATCACCGTGACGGGCAGCGCGAGCTCGATCTTCTGGGAAGGCGCGACCCCCACCGTCGACGACCGCGGTTCCGCGAACACACTGAAGAAGGGCTGA
- a CDS encoding sensor histidine kinase yields MTRAPDVALGILTAVPIVACAAVAGSMLLAGDPRILAIDLALPAGVAIGGAMVSAVPLSLLLARRGRARRNARLEESRATSAQAAASQARAEHRRFLARLDHELKNPLTAIRATAVAAQDGDDRDAWRTVDLQATKLSTLVRDLRKLAELESRPLETETVVLEDVLNEAIEALVDQQPAARGRVTLSVTRVPWAVPPLALDLDLVSLAVDNVLTNAAKYSASGPIEVRLREHEGWALIEVADAGRGIPAAELPLVFDELARAQNARDVSGSGIGLSLVTTVMRLHGGDVSIRSAEGAGSLVTLRLPLQPTH; encoded by the coding sequence ATGACGCGGGCGCCCGACGTCGCCCTCGGGATTCTCACGGCGGTGCCGATCGTCGCGTGCGCGGCCGTGGCCGGCAGCATGCTCCTCGCCGGCGACCCGAGGATCCTGGCGATCGACCTCGCGCTCCCGGCCGGTGTGGCCATCGGCGGGGCCATGGTCTCGGCAGTGCCGCTGTCCCTGCTGCTGGCACGCCGCGGCCGAGCGCGCAGGAACGCCCGGCTCGAGGAATCGCGCGCCACCTCCGCACAGGCCGCCGCATCTCAGGCGCGCGCCGAGCACCGTCGGTTCCTTGCGCGGCTCGACCATGAGCTGAAGAACCCGCTCACCGCGATCCGCGCGACCGCTGTCGCCGCGCAGGACGGCGACGACCGGGACGCGTGGCGCACGGTGGACCTGCAGGCGACGAAGCTCAGCACCCTCGTGCGCGATCTGCGCAAGCTCGCAGAGCTCGAGAGCAGGCCGCTCGAGACCGAGACGGTCGTGCTCGAAGATGTGCTGAACGAGGCCATCGAGGCACTCGTCGACCAGCAGCCTGCGGCGCGAGGTCGGGTGACGCTGTCGGTGACCCGCGTCCCGTGGGCCGTGCCTCCGCTCGCCCTCGACCTCGACCTCGTGTCGCTGGCGGTCGACAACGTGCTGACCAACGCAGCGAAGTACTCGGCCTCGGGGCCCATCGAGGTGCGCCTGCGCGAGCACGAGGGGTGGGCTCTCATCGAGGTGGCGGATGCCGGCCGGGGAATCCCCGCGGCCGAGCTCCCCCTCGTCTTCGACGAGCTGGCGCGCGCACAGAACGCGCGTGATGTGAGCGGTTCCGGCATCGGACTCTCACTGGTGACGACCGTGATGCGGCTTCATGGCGGGGACGTCTCCATCCGCTCCGCCGAGGGTGCGGGCAGCCTGGTGACGTTGCGACTCCCGCTGCAGCCCACGCACTGA